Proteins from one Clupea harengus chromosome 17, Ch_v2.0.2, whole genome shotgun sequence genomic window:
- the olfm3a gene encoding noelin-3a codes for MQALFTVLNPVLFLIIFGLYPSMTIGPKEGWQVYSSAQDADGRCICTVVAPEQSLCSRDAKSRQLRQLLEKVQNMSQSIEVLNLRTQRDFQYVIKMETQMKSLRTKFRQIEDDRKAIMARNFKELQDKMDELQPLIPVLEQYKTDAKLISQFKEEIRNLSAVLISIQEEIGAYDYEELYSRVVSLDSRLRNCMNKLTCGKLMKITGPVTIKTSGTRFGAWMTDPLASSKNNRVWYMDSYTKSKIVREYKSLVDFVSGLESRTYYLPYKWAGTNHVVYNGSLYYNKEQSNIVVKYSFETGRVLAQRALEHAGFDNVYPYTWGGSSDIDLMADELGMWAVYATNQNAGNIVIAQLDPETLEVLRTWNTEYSKRNAGEAFMICGTLYITNSHMTGAKVYYSYNTKTSTYEYTDIPFHNQYFHMSMLDYNPRDRALYGWNNGHQVLFNVTLFHVIKTEDDS; via the exons ATGCAGGCTTTATTTACAGTTCTAAACCCTGTTCTTTTCCTGATTATCTTCGGATTATATCCTTCTATG actATCGGGCCAAAGGAAGGCTGGCAGGTGTATAGTTCTGCCCAGGACGCAGACGGACGCTGCATCTGCACCGTGGTGGCACCAGAACAGAGCCTGTGTTCCAGAGATGCCAAGAGCAGACAGCTACGCCAGCTCCTGGAAAAG GTTCAAAATATGTCCCAGTCCATCGAGGTGCTGAACCTTCGCACACAGAGGGACTTTCAGTATGTGATCAAGATGGAGACTCAGATGAAGAGCCTGAGAACCAAGTTCAGGCAAATTGAAGATGACAGAAAAGCCATCATGGCCAGGAATTTCAAG GAGCTGCAGGACAAGATGGATGAGCTGCAGCCACTTATCCCCGTCCTGGAGCAGTACAAAACAGATGCCAAGCTCATCTCGCAGTTCAAAGAGGAGATCCGCAACCTATCGGCCGTGCTGATCAGCATCCAGGAGGAGATTGGCGCTTACGACTATGAGGAGCTCTACAGCCGTGTGGTCAGCCTGGACAGTCGCCTGCGAAACTGCATGAATAAACTGA CGTGTGGGAAGCTAATGAAAATCACTGGCCCTGTGACGATAAAGACGTCTGGAACGAGATTCGGTGCATGGATGACTGACCCGCTGGCATCCAGCAAGAACAATCGA GTTTGGTACATGGACAGCTACACCAAGAGCAAGATTGTCCGCGAGTACAAGTCCTTGGTGGACTTTGTATCCGGGCTGGAGTCGCGGACCTATTACCTGCCGTACAAATGGGCCGGGACCAACCACGTGGTGTACAACGGCTCGCTGTACTACAACAAGGAGCAGAGCAACATCGTTGTGAAGTACAGCTTCGAGACGGGCCGGGTGCTGGCTCAGAGGGCTCTGGAGCACGCCGGCTTTGACAACGTCTACCCTTACACCTGGGGCGGCTCGTCCGACATTGACCTGATGGCCGACGAGCTGGGCATGTGGGCAGTGTACGCCACCAACCAGAATGCGGGCAACATCGTCATCGCCCAGCTGGACCCGGAAACGCTGGAGGTGCTCCGCACGTGGAACACAGAGTACTCCAAGAGGAACGCCGGCGAAGCCTTCATGATCTGCGGCACGCTCTACATCACCAACTCGCACATGACCGGCGCGAAGGTTTACTACTCGTACAACACCAAGACCTCCACGTACGAGTACACGGACATCCCCTTCCACAACCAGTACTTTCACATGTCCATGTTGGACTACAACCCACGCGACCGAGCCCTCTACGGCTGGAACAACGGACACCAGGTGCTGTTCAACGTCACGCTGTTCCACGTCATCAAGACCGAGGATGACTCTTAA